Proteins from one Legionella taurinensis genomic window:
- the tyrS gene encoding tyrosine--tRNA ligase: MIIADSAYNELKRGCEEILPEQELEKKLLKNRPLRIKAGFDPTAPDLHLGHTVLLNKLRQFQHMGHDVIFLIGDFTAMIGDPTGKNVTRMPLTREEVLVNAETYQHQVFKILDPQKTTIAFNSQWLGQLNAADLIRLAATHTVARMLERDDFNKRYTSGQPIAIHEFLYPLIQGYDSVELKADVELGGTDQKFNLLMGRELQKHYGHEPQVIMMLPLIEGLDGVKKMSKSLNNYIGIAESADSMFGKIMSISDELMWRYLDLLSFRPISEVEGLKKSVAEGYNPRDVKIELAKEIIARFHDKAAAERAHQAFIERFQKGEIPEDLLEQELTISEPISIAQLLKQLDLTKSTSEAMRMVSQGAVKIDGEKVSDSTKTMAKGEACIIQVGKRRIAKVRLT; this comes from the coding sequence ATGATAATCGCAGATTCCGCTTACAATGAGCTGAAAAGAGGGTGTGAGGAAATTCTCCCGGAACAGGAGCTTGAAAAGAAATTACTCAAAAATCGTCCTTTGCGTATTAAAGCGGGGTTTGATCCCACCGCACCCGATTTGCACCTCGGGCATACCGTCCTGCTAAACAAGTTGCGTCAATTTCAACACATGGGACATGATGTGATTTTTCTGATTGGGGATTTTACTGCCATGATTGGCGACCCCACCGGTAAGAATGTGACACGCATGCCGCTGACCCGCGAAGAAGTGCTGGTGAATGCCGAGACCTATCAGCATCAGGTTTTTAAAATCCTTGATCCGCAAAAAACCACGATTGCTTTCAATTCCCAGTGGCTTGGTCAATTGAATGCGGCGGATTTAATTCGTCTGGCAGCAACCCATACCGTGGCAAGAATGCTGGAACGTGATGATTTCAACAAGCGCTATACCTCAGGGCAGCCTATCGCGATTCATGAATTCCTATATCCTCTTATACAAGGGTATGACTCCGTGGAGTTAAAAGCGGATGTTGAGTTAGGCGGAACAGACCAGAAATTTAACTTATTAATGGGACGGGAGTTACAAAAGCATTACGGACATGAACCGCAGGTCATTATGATGCTGCCTCTGATTGAGGGATTGGATGGCGTTAAGAAGATGTCGAAGTCACTGAACAATTACATTGGTATTGCAGAAAGCGCAGACAGTATGTTTGGCAAAATCATGTCCATCAGTGATGAACTAATGTGGCGCTACCTTGATTTATTAAGTTTCAGACCCATCTCTGAAGTGGAGGGGCTGAAAAAATCAGTGGCGGAGGGCTACAACCCGCGCGATGTAAAAATTGAGCTGGCTAAAGAAATCATTGCCCGCTTTCATGATAAGGCCGCTGCCGAGAGAGCACATCAGGCATTCATCGAGCGATTTCAAAAAGGGGAAATACCGGAGGATCTGCTGGAGCAGGAGTTGACCATCAGTGAACCCATCAGCATTGCCCAACTGTTAAAACAACTTGATTTAACCAAAAGCACCTCGGAAGCCATGCGTATGGTGAGTCAGGGTGCCGTTAAAATTGACGGCGAAAAAGTCAGCGATTCGACGAAAACCATGGCAAAGGGCGAGGCTTGTATTATTCAGGTTGGAAAACGACGCATTGCTAAAGTGCGCCTGACTTGA
- a CDS encoding peptidoglycan DD-metalloendopeptidase family protein — translation MDHRPNVSLNSPEKPSKLLALIALVIAFALPFILVKSFPHKQKTRFTNRSVALPHAGQEAPPQTVKAKTGPTSVGTVAVAAAKKQKQPQAVKTAAPVIAKKKIVNGKEWKIIKARPGDSLASVFNRVGLSAKTLGIIIKDNPHAKALSKLKPNEEIQFLVNKQVLEKMILPFTSTQYMVVYRDGAHYKSKINSRKMNSHSHFLTATVKGSLYGTAKRNNIPYKLIQQMTDIFTWDIDFARDVRAGDRFTIIYKAYYIEDKLVGTGDILAVSYKNGGRTFQAIRHTSRDGRTDYYTPQGTSLKKAFNRYPIRFSHISSTFSLSRYHPILHYRRAHKGVDLAARIGTPIQATGDGRIEIIGRQSGYGNMIKINHNKLYSTIYGHMLKFQKGLSRGDFVRRGQVIGYVGQTGLASGPHCHYEFHINGQPKNPTTVTLPRGAPISGRELATFKANTNTLLAQLKLYEDGNLASRARKQGKKG, via the coding sequence ATGGATCACAGACCCAATGTCTCATTAAATAGTCCGGAAAAACCATCTAAATTGCTGGCGCTGATTGCTTTGGTAATCGCTTTTGCCTTGCCTTTTATTCTGGTCAAGTCATTCCCTCATAAACAGAAGACACGGTTTACCAACCGCAGTGTCGCGCTCCCCCATGCAGGGCAGGAGGCACCGCCTCAGACAGTCAAAGCCAAGACCGGTCCCACGTCCGTTGGCACCGTCGCCGTCGCCGCCGCAAAAAAACAAAAACAACCCCAGGCAGTAAAAACCGCCGCTCCGGTTATCGCTAAAAAGAAAATCGTCAACGGCAAGGAATGGAAAATCATTAAGGCCCGTCCGGGTGATTCGTTAGCCAGCGTCTTTAATCGAGTCGGGTTAAGTGCAAAAACTTTAGGCATCATTATTAAAGACAATCCTCATGCCAAAGCACTGTCGAAACTTAAACCGAACGAAGAAATTCAATTTCTGGTCAACAAGCAGGTGCTGGAAAAAATGATCCTGCCCTTTACCAGTACCCAATACATGGTCGTTTACCGTGACGGAGCGCATTACAAGAGCAAAATCAATTCACGAAAGATGAACAGCCATAGCCATTTCCTGACGGCAACGGTGAAAGGCTCGCTGTACGGCACCGCCAAACGCAACAACATCCCCTACAAGCTGATTCAGCAGATGACCGATATTTTTACCTGGGATATCGATTTTGCCCGCGATGTGAGAGCCGGCGATCGCTTTACCATTATATACAAAGCTTATTACATTGAAGATAAACTGGTCGGCACCGGCGATATTCTGGCTGTTTCGTACAAAAATGGCGGCCGCACGTTTCAGGCCATCCGTCACACCAGCCGCGATGGCCGTACAGACTATTACACGCCGCAGGGTACCAGCCTCAAAAAGGCCTTTAATCGCTACCCTATCCGCTTCAGTCATATCAGCTCGACATTCAGCCTGTCGCGTTACCATCCCATACTTCATTATCGACGTGCCCACAAAGGTGTGGATCTGGCTGCCCGTATCGGCACCCCCATTCAAGCCACCGGCGATGGCCGCATTGAAATTATCGGCCGTCAAAGCGGTTATGGGAACATGATTAAGATTAACCACAACAAGCTTTACAGCACCATTTACGGGCACATGCTCAAATTCCAGAAAGGATTATCCCGCGGTGACTTCGTACGTCGGGGTCAGGTCATTGGTTACGTGGGTCAGACGGGTCTGGCTTCGGGTCCGCATTGCCATTATGAATTCCATATTAACGGCCAGCCTAAAAACCCGACAACGGTGACTCTGCCACGAGGAGCGCCGATCTCAGGGCGCGAATTAGCCACATTTAAAGCCAACACCAATACCTTGCTTGCGCAATTGAAACTTTATGAAGATGGCAATCTCGCCAGTAGAGCAAGAAAGCAGGGTAAAAAAGGTTAA
- a CDS encoding DUF4142 domain-containing protein: MNSKLLFSLVCSAVLFASGCNTNSGYETTVNQPVTHVSVAQKQTDAKILSSLIVLNKNEIAAANAAQQKSANHAVRNYAETMNKAHSRNLQEAERLSQQLDVAPKQGQTAAQLQRKGRQELASLNRLQNHAFDRAYINAMVKDHAAALQLLDQRLIPQATNPQLRQYLEATRAHVAQHLKQAQAVQSQLANS; this comes from the coding sequence ATGAATTCAAAGCTTTTATTTTCTTTGGTTTGCAGCGCCGTGTTGTTCGCTTCCGGTTGCAATACCAACTCGGGTTATGAAACCACAGTTAATCAGCCTGTGACGCATGTTTCTGTTGCGCAAAAACAAACAGATGCCAAGATTTTGAGCAGCTTGATTGTGCTGAATAAAAACGAAATTGCTGCCGCCAATGCAGCGCAACAAAAATCAGCCAACCATGCGGTTAGAAATTATGCTGAAACCATGAATAAGGCTCACAGCAGAAACCTGCAGGAAGCCGAGCGTTTAAGCCAACAACTGGATGTTGCTCCCAAGCAAGGTCAAACAGCGGCGCAATTGCAACGCAAAGGCCGACAAGAACTGGCTAGCTTAAACCGTCTGCAAAATCATGCCTTTGATCGCGCTTACATCAATGCCATGGTTAAAGATCATGCAGCGGCGCTGCAATTACTGGATCAACGTTTGATTCCTCAGGCGACTAATCCACAATTACGTCAATACCTGGAAGCGACCCGTGCTCATGTGGCTCAGCATTTAAAACAGGCACAAGCTGTTCAAAGTCAATTGGCCAATTCGTAA
- a CDS encoding cation transporter, with protein sequence MLHVTKTLEFPKTLRPLYSQAIRYEWISFIYMISTSFFSFLVMSNSQTMKTIWLEDMLGIIPPASFLIASRLVKWKANRNFPYGFHRVTTMSFFTSSLALLILGIYLFVDGFVVLLQQEHPTIPTVFFFDHSVWLGFIMIPALLWSGIPSTILGHIKLPLSRKLYDKILFTDSKMNKASWMSAFASIVGILGIGLGYWWADASVGILISISIIHDGYQNFKQSVYDLLDEIPKMIGLEKTDPLIAEVKALIKKENWVQSVTTRFRDEGHVFFGDILIEPKTDEVSLVKLNALRHRLEQYNWRLHDIVIMPVLPPSRLKTATEKSNA encoded by the coding sequence ATGCTGCACGTCACTAAAACCCTGGAATTTCCGAAAACATTGCGCCCCCTTTATAGCCAGGCCATCCGCTATGAATGGATTTCCTTTATTTACATGATTTCCACCAGCTTTTTTTCGTTTTTAGTTATGTCCAACTCGCAAACCATGAAAACAATCTGGCTTGAAGACATGCTTGGTATTATCCCACCCGCGTCTTTTTTGATAGCCAGCCGTCTTGTCAAATGGAAAGCCAATCGTAATTTCCCCTATGGTTTTCATCGTGTGACCACCATGTCTTTTTTTACCAGTTCACTGGCATTGCTCATCCTGGGCATTTATCTTTTCGTTGATGGCTTTGTTGTTCTCCTGCAACAGGAACATCCAACCATTCCCACGGTGTTTTTTTTCGATCATTCGGTGTGGCTGGGCTTTATCATGATCCCCGCGCTGTTATGGTCCGGGATACCCTCCACCATTCTTGGTCACATCAAACTCCCGCTCTCGCGAAAACTCTATGACAAGATTTTATTTACCGATTCAAAAATGAACAAAGCGAGCTGGATGAGCGCTTTTGCCAGTATTGTCGGTATTCTGGGCATTGGATTGGGTTATTGGTGGGCGGATGCCAGTGTGGGAATCCTGATTTCAATCAGCATCATCCATGACGGCTATCAGAATTTTAAACAATCTGTCTACGACTTGCTGGACGAGATCCCCAAAATGATAGGCCTTGAAAAAACAGATCCCTTGATTGCCGAGGTAAAAGCCCTTATAAAAAAAGAAAACTGGGTTCAGTCGGTGACGACCCGTTTTCGTGATGAGGGCCACGTTTTTTTTGGCGATATCCTCATTGAACCGAAGACGGACGAGGTTTCTTTAGTGAAACTCAATGCGTTGCGCCATAGGCTTGAACAATACAACTGGCGCCTGCATGACATTGTGATCATGCCCGTCTTACCCCCGTCCCGATTAAAGACGGCAACGGAAAAGTCGAACGCCTAG
- a CDS encoding spore maturation protein: protein MIEIANAISNWILLLFVVGIPLYGTFKKINVFDAFVSGAKQGFETSISIVPYLIAMMVAIGMLRASGFFELLNAILAPVLSWFGMPSELLPLALIRPFSGSAATGVMAELIHENGGDSFISKTAATMMGSTETTFYVIAVYFGAVGIKRTRHAIPAGLLADLAGIVASVVVCRYLFL from the coding sequence ATGATTGAGATTGCCAATGCCATTTCCAATTGGATTCTGCTGCTTTTTGTAGTCGGTATTCCGCTTTACGGTACATTTAAAAAAATCAATGTGTTTGATGCCTTTGTCAGTGGTGCGAAGCAGGGGTTTGAAACCAGCATCAGCATTGTTCCCTACCTGATTGCCATGATGGTGGCGATTGGAATGCTCAGGGCCTCCGGTTTTTTTGAACTGTTAAATGCCATCCTGGCTCCTGTGCTGTCATGGTTTGGTATGCCGTCGGAGTTATTGCCCTTAGCCCTCATCAGGCCATTTTCGGGAAGTGCTGCCACAGGAGTCATGGCTGAATTGATTCATGAAAACGGAGGGGATTCGTTTATTTCAAAAACAGCCGCCACCATGATGGGCAGTACCGAAACGACGTTTTATGTCATCGCGGTTTATTTTGGCGCAGTCGGGATTAAACGCACCCGCCATGCCATCCCGGCAGGGCTTCTTGCGGATTTAGCCGGGATTGTGGCGAGTGTGGTTGTTTGCCGTTACCTCTTTTTGTAG
- a CDS encoding nucleoside recognition domain-containing protein, protein MLNAIWLGMIVLSVVVGAIEGRLDNVVHAVTDSAKLGFEIALGLSGIMALWLGIMAIASESGLVNRFARWLKPVLRPLFPDVPMDDPAMGAMVMNIAANMLGLANAATPFGLKAMNELQRLNGKAEQASDAMCTFLAINTSSVQLIPATAIAFLAANGAHQPSSVIFTSLIATSVSTLVAIVAVKQLAKLPAYRLREVEIND, encoded by the coding sequence ATGCTGAATGCAATATGGTTGGGGATGATCGTTTTGTCCGTGGTCGTCGGGGCCATTGAAGGACGACTGGATAATGTCGTGCATGCCGTGACCGACTCGGCCAAACTTGGGTTTGAAATCGCACTGGGCTTAAGCGGCATCATGGCGTTGTGGTTGGGTATTATGGCCATTGCGTCGGAGTCAGGCCTGGTGAATCGCTTTGCGCGCTGGCTTAAGCCGGTTCTGCGGCCCTTGTTTCCTGATGTGCCAATGGATGATCCGGCCATGGGGGCCATGGTGATGAACATTGCCGCGAATATGCTGGGGTTGGCCAATGCAGCAACCCCATTTGGTCTTAAAGCCATGAACGAACTGCAACGTTTAAACGGCAAGGCGGAGCAGGCAAGCGATGCGATGTGCACTTTTTTGGCCATTAACACCTCAAGCGTGCAATTGATCCCGGCGACAGCCATTGCATTTCTTGCGGCAAATGGCGCTCACCAACCCAGCTCGGTGATTTTCACTTCTCTGATAGCCACCAGTGTCTCAACCCTGGTTGCCATTGTTGCTGTAAAACAATTAGCCAAATTACCGGCCTATCGTTTAAGAGAGGTTGAGATCAATGATTGA
- a CDS encoding N-acetylmuramoyl-L-alanine amidase-like domain-containing protein, with the protein MRKTCQTFLSSMMTLTLGLSAVSVDAAVTEEKQAVATLTGLYHSINHIPNFDMAQRLDKVSGYFLGKPYVLGALGEGSRARFDQYPRYRTDAFDCETYVTTILAIALANNTQTFQHCLRNLRYNQGQLGFIHRNHFTGLDWNHNNQRQGYVKDITATLVDEKRNPVFKTATAFIDKPSWYGHFGDDHIRLLHPDPHLRKQRLHELQTLGSKLPRTVSTLPYLPFTALFDAKGRANQYLFKQIPEAAIVEIVRPNWNLRKQIGTNLNVSHLGFVFWKNGKPIFRQASSQYGKVVDVPLIEYLSQARSSPTIKGINIQVVLPSKPLSNGCHVRN; encoded by the coding sequence ATGAGAAAAACCTGCCAGACATTTTTATCCTCCATGATGACACTGACGCTCGGCCTCTCCGCTGTTTCTGTTGACGCGGCGGTCACTGAAGAAAAACAGGCCGTCGCGACGTTAACGGGACTATATCACAGCATCAATCACATACCGAATTTTGACATGGCACAGCGTCTTGATAAAGTCAGCGGCTATTTCCTGGGGAAGCCCTATGTGCTTGGCGCCCTGGGCGAAGGGAGCCGTGCGCGTTTTGATCAATACCCGCGTTACCGTACGGATGCGTTTGATTGCGAAACCTATGTCACCACCATATTGGCCATTGCGCTGGCCAATAATACACAGACCTTTCAACACTGCCTGAGAAATCTTCGCTACAACCAGGGGCAATTGGGTTTTATCCATCGCAATCATTTTACCGGTTTAGACTGGAACCATAATAATCAGCGTCAGGGTTACGTTAAAGACATCACAGCCACCCTTGTCGATGAAAAAAGAAATCCCGTGTTTAAAACAGCGACCGCGTTTATTGATAAACCCTCCTGGTATGGGCATTTTGGCGACGACCATATCCGTTTGCTTCATCCTGATCCGCACCTGAGGAAGCAACGGCTCCATGAGTTACAGACCCTGGGAAGCAAGTTGCCACGAACGGTGTCTACTCTGCCCTACCTGCCGTTTACAGCGTTGTTTGATGCCAAGGGCAGGGCTAACCAATACCTGTTTAAGCAGATTCCTGAGGCCGCCATTGTTGAAATCGTCAGACCCAACTGGAATTTACGCAAACAAATTGGCACCAACCTCAATGTATCGCACCTGGGCTTTGTTTTCTGGAAGAATGGCAAGCCCATTTTCCGTCAGGCTTCGTCACAATACGGCAAAGTAGTCGATGTGCCGCTGATTGAATACCTCTCACAGGCGCGCAGTAGCCCGACAATAAAAGGCATTAACATCCAGGTCGTCCTGCCGTCAAAACCCTTGTCCAATGGTTGTCATGTCAGGAACTGA